AGTATCTACGATGTTGTTCCAACTTATAACTCTATAGCCTTCCATTTTGATGGTTTTGATTATCAAGGTATTGAAAAAGCAATTTTAGAAAAAGTTGGTCAGACTGATTTCAATCAGGCTTTTGAAAGCAAAACTCATTGTATAGAAGTTCAGTACAATGGTATGGATTTAGAAGAAGTCTCAAAAAATATTCAATTAAGTGTTTCTGAGATAGTTAAACTACATACGAAAAATACGTATCACATAGCTATGCTCGGGTTTAAGCCATATTTTCCATATTTATTAGGCATGGATAAAAAACTAGAAGCTCCAAGATTGGCTAA
This portion of the Pseudofrancisella aestuarii genome encodes:
- a CDS encoding 5-oxoprolinase subunit B family protein, producing the protein MNNYFLSTSCLVCNFSDKLSIEDNSKVLAIYRSILSDKDFLNKYSIYDVVPTYNSIAFHFDGFDYQGIEKAILEKVGQTDFNQAFESKTHCIEVQYNGMDLEEVSKNIQLSVSEIVKLHTKNTYHIAMLGFKPYFPYLLGMDKKLEAPRLAKPRNRVGVGSIGIGGAQTAIFTTDTPSGWNIIGNTDFRDFSQFRAGDKIIFKEVR